The following DNA comes from Lemur catta isolate mLemCat1 chromosome 8, mLemCat1.pri, whole genome shotgun sequence.
CCAAAATTGCATTTTGCCATTACAGACTCATACATAAGGAAAGGTTGTGTTTTCTAAGTGACAATTGTTAAGACATAATATTCGAAATCagtatttaatctttataatgaGGTATTGTTTAAATATAACCACCTTTAGATTATTCATAGTTTAATTAATATACTCATTATGAAAATCTTTGAATCAGATATTTGATGAACTACTTGTCAGTAACAAGGCAGCATTAATTAGGCCTATATTgagattaacattttttaaaagtacaaccGCTTATAATTATAATAGAGCCTAACTAAAGACCGCCTTCGTTGAGCTAAAACTAATAATTTCTCTATTTGAACTGTTAGCAAGAGATTATTAAATTAGTATAAGCTAATATCTCAAAGTATTAAAATCTGCTTGACCAAACAGATTTCGCCTGTGGCTTGAGGCACTGCGCCCTAGCTGTAGTCTGGGGGACCCGAATCAGTTGCGTGATTCTCCCACAAGCAAAGTCACATCTCCCAGGGGAATCCAAATCTAGGAAGACCCCTGCCCCGGCGCCGCTGGAGTCTAGCCTGGAAAATTGGTTCCCTCTTTCAGCTTTGAGGCCAGTCCAATTGCTCTCGCCCTGGTCTCTGAGATCTGATCTCCCTCATTAGCACTCATGGCTCTAGGGGCCATTGGGAGAGGAAAAGTCCCAATCCCAGGCCCAGAAGGAGCCTCGAAGTCCCAGGCTTCATCCTCCACTACCTCCCTTGCTTCCTCCATcatgccccccgcccccagccctgccacttcctcctccccttcccaaagGGCGTCGGAAGAGCCCGGCGCATCTGATCTTTCACCAGCACCAATTGAAAAATGGGTGCTTGTCACAACACAGATCACTGCCTTCCAGGTTTTGCTCCCCACCGCGCGCCTGAAAGGGCCCCCCAAAGGTGGAGGGCCAGCCCCCGCGGGCAGCAGCGATGGAAGGCGGATGCGGGGAAAGCAGAAGTCGCCCAAAACAGCCAGTCTGGGCCTGCACCTTTCCGGAGCTGCCTCGGCTGCTGGGTCTGGGGTTGGGAATGGGGTTAGGCTGGGGCGCGGGGCCACGAGGAGAAGGGAGCCAATTTGGTTTTAGCCCCTTGGAGCCCGCGTGCTTCTGGAGGGAACTGTCCCGAGCACTTCACTGCAGGCGTCCCCAAAACGGCCAGGCCTTGAGACTTTCGGGCTGGGGTGGAGTAGGGATGATGTACTTGACTCTGGTCAGCTACCTTTCCCATAGCACCTCCATTTCTCGGTACACCTAGAGAAAAGCCCCAGATCATTAGGCAGGAACGGGCCTTTGGGCCTTTTTCTATGTGGAGGGGCCAGCCAGGGTGGCTCCCTGGGACAGTACCCTGTCCCCTGGAATGCACTGATTGATTGGGAGGTAGCCTGGCAGACGTGTCCTTCCGGTCCCTGCCTGGCGTCTGGCCCCGTCTTTTCCGCGACAGACTCTAGCGCCTCCGGGCAAGCAAAAGCTGGGAGGCCAGAAATCCGGGTTGGAGGCTAGTGGCAAAGCAGAGTGTTTCTGCTTCCTGGCTTCCAGGCCTCCGGAGATGGGGCTGGGCGTGGGAAGAACTGAAATCTATCAGGCGGGTTGATTTTGAACTCTGGCTTCACCTCTTCTCAGCCGGTCTTCACCGTCCTTTTGGTTCCTATGCCTCAAGCTCTGCCCTGCGGCACCTGTTCCTGAGCCCCCTTACCTGGGACCCTCGCCAAGTattctctccccactcctccaACTCAGGTACGGTTCAGACACCTTAGGGGTGGAAAGAGCAAGGCAAGAATGACAGATCCAGTGGGGCGCCCCACAGACCTCAGACGATATCGTGGTGTGTGGGAGGCTGGTGCCCTCACTCCGTCCTCATGAGTTGCCGCTCTGGGCTACCTGTCTCCAGAGCTGGGAGTCTGGCCCACCCAGGCACACTCTCACACAGTGCACGAGATAGCAGCTCTTTCTCTAAATCATAATTTTACTGTCTCAAAGAAACTTTATAACTTATTTACAAagttcttttttccccaagataCAAAGCAATAAGTTAACATTCTCAATATAAAACTAAACTTTGACATAGAGAACACAAACACGGTTGATTTCAATTGatcacattttccaaatttcacaAGTAAAATGTCAAGATTCTCATTTCACAAAGCATGGGGTTTTACAGCCACACAAAACGGAACGGAAAAAGGCTAAGCTTGTGCAACATGTTTAcagaacaataataacaataataatatgtaCAGTGATTAGATCCTGCACTGGAGACTGTGCGTTTAGGGTGGTGACTGGCATTATTCTGTGGTCGAGCCTCTAGAAATTGTTGTAAAGCTGCTTTTGTCTTACTTTAAAGCCCACTGGAATTAGGGCGCTTACTCAAGCCTGCCTGTTCTCTCTCCGCTGCCCATCGGtcccctctctctttctaccCAAGGTGGAAATCAGGATTTTCCTTCTTGTCCAGGCAAAGCAACCAAGAGTTCCCCCCGGGAGGAGAAAATCGTGTTggcttcatttatctttttaaaaaatttttttaaatcaatactggacatgtaaaaaaaatgcaaatcatcgGGCTCCAAACTCTCCATACCAGCAAAGTACAAAACGTACggtataaattaaaaatcaccaCGTCCTCCTCATTCGTTTTTCCGGGTGCGTTTAAAGTAAACAGTGCGTTTGAACAGTGTGTTCCTCGCGCTCCACAGAACCTCGAATTGGCAAACACTCAGCCTCAGGCCAAGTCCATTCCTCAATAAATAAAACCCCCTCCCTCCAATTTCCCCCAATTCCCAAACAAGCTACACAGATGGTCAGGCAAAACGTCCCAGGATCCGAAGCCCGGCGGCCAGGCAGGACCCGTGCCGCTGGAATCTGGTGACTTTTTGCAGAGGGCGCAGAATGAGGACAGCGGATGAACGAGGACCTTGACTCTGTCAGCACACAGAGCAAAAAAAGACAAGAGACTGACAGGACAGAAAAGatcttttgctttttctacattttttttcctgatagtcCCACAAAGCTAAGGGTCGGTGGGCCGGGTCGAATGGGTTTGTCTTGCTGCTCAGGGCTGTCTCGGGTGGCTGTGCCTGCCCTCTGAGGCCACTCTCCGCTGTCACCTCTCGGCCCAAACCGGGATTCGGGCTGGAGCAAAGCCGCCGGGAGGGGAAGTCGCTGGGCCGGACCTCGCGGGGAGGAGATGGAGGGTATCCTGCCTTCACTGttccttcttcttccctccctctgggcCCTTCTTTTCTGGGCCCAGGGCACGCGGACTGGGTAGATGGACCTGGAGGCGGAAGGGGCCCGGGCGGGGGGAGACGGGAAGGAGGCAGGTGGGCAACCTCACATGAGTTGGGGTTGCTGCATAGCTTCTTGGTGCGCCGAAGGGTACCAAGACGTGTAGCTGGGGATGTAGGACCCCGTGCTTCCGCCTGAGCCCTTCCCGGATGAGGAGTTAGGGTTCCAGCCTGGCGGCACGGGTGGGGAGCCAGCAGAAAGGGCCCGGCCGTTGGCCAGCGCGCTACCCTCCAGAGCCGCCCCTCCCTGCTTCATCAGCTTCTTGAACTTGGAGCGCTTGTTTTGGAACCAGATCTTGACCTGCAAGAGCGGACAACAATGTGACTCGGGCTGGGACCACTGAGCCTACCCTTGGTCTGGGGAGGAAAGACAGGGGACCGCAGGACAGTAAGAGATACGAGCCCCCCACTACCCTGAATAAGCTGGCAGCTCCGTGCCGGAGGTGGagacctcccccctcccccaataaGAGCCAAAGGCTCCAAGGCCAGACTGTCTGCCACCGGTCCATAGGCGCAGCTCTCAGAGAGCCAGTGGGGAGTTGTGGTGAGGGGCGCGCCGTGATCCAGGCCTTAGCCCGCCAGGGGCTCAGTCTGACCAGGGCTACCATTTGCGGAAGACGCAGAGCCTGCACAACACCCAGCCAGCAATTCCAATGTCAACATCAATAAAATAATCGAAAACCTAGGAAGGAGTGGAAGAAATTTATTTGCAAAGCTACCCGCCTTCTCTTTGCACCGTCCTTTCTGCCCATGAGTGAGTTGGGGATTAAGGGGGCCGCAAGCTTTTGTTGCACTTTTCTTTGGACTCAAACCAATTTTTCCTTAGGGTCCTTTTGCTTTCCCCAACTCTGCTCCAAATTCCGAACCTGACGTTGGAAACCCGTGCTGGCGGTGGTCAGAATGCCCATGTGCTCCCCGGGGTCTTAGAGAAATCTGGGAAGGAAGGTCCCGTTTCTCCTTGAGGATCTGGGACTTGAGAGGTGAGAGGGCGGAGGAAAGGGTtcgcccccaccccctggccggtgagaaggaggaggaggaggaggaggaggaggaggaggaggaggaggaggagggagacagaagCGCGAACCCAGGCCCAGAATGATTAGTCACACACTTTAAAGGCAAAGGAGGGATTAAGCCCCGAGTCTATTGTTCCAGTTGTTCAGGCACGTGTGACCTCAGTTCCCAAACAAAACGTCTGGGGAAATCCTTCCTGCGCCCTAATCAGATTGTCCAGGGGCAGAGGGCCAGGCGGCAGGCAGCTCAGGGTATAGAGAGCAGCAGCAGAGCTAGGGCAGAGAgaatgagggaggaaggagagacgCTGAGAGCCAGGGgtgaacacaaacacacacacagtgacacTCCGACCCTGAGGCCCAGCGAGCAAGAAATGAAGCCCGGGGCGCAGGCCGGCCGCGGGAAGCCTGCTTGGCGCAGCGGAGTGGCAGCTGCGAGGTACCTGCGTCTGCGTGAGTCCCAAGGAGGCTGCGAGCTCCGCCCTCTCGGGCAGAGCTAGGTACTGAGTTTGCTGGAACCTCCGGTTCAAAGCCTGCAACTGCAAACTGGAATAAATCGTCCTGGGTTTGCGGATCTTTTTCCCCTTGCCGTTGAAGCGCACTTCACCGCCTTCCACCACCGTGCTCTTCTCCGAGTCTGCCCCTGGAGGGACAGCAGAAGCGGGAGCCGTTGTTAATGCGAGGGGCCGCCTTTAGTACGGAGAGCCGCCGAGAGTGAGTGGCTACcgaggggtggcagaggcagggacgGGGAGAGAACGTTCAAGAAACTCTGAAAGACATGGAAGGGTTCCCCAAAGTCCGAGGGCCTGTCCTGGGCTGCTGCTGGCGGGATGGGGCCATTCCCAGGAGCGCTGCTCCTGCCTTTGCAGGGAAAGTTTGCTATTTTTGCAGACGGTAGTTGAGGTTTAATTACCCTTAATTGCATACATTGTTTATAGCGCTACGCAATAAATAATTACCGAGACTAATACGTGCACATGTGGGTTTCTGTTTTCCAGCGGGGCATTGTGTGCTTAGCGCACCGAGCCGCCCAGAGGCCCAGCCTGTGCCAGGAGACGCTTTCGGATTTCTCTCCTTTGCTGCATTGTTGCAAATtgagtggatttttaaaaaattttctttgctatgacaAGGATCCATAGATTGATATTCGAAACCTCTACTACTCCCgcgtcctccccaccccacccacctctgtctccccctctcctctcctctattcttcccctttctctcctcctttccttctctccctagtacctccttctctccctctccctggcaAGCGCACGTACCTGGGTCCTCCAGGCGGCTCTGGGCGAGGCTGGCGCTGCCCGGGTAGGACTGCACCGAACTGATGTAGGGGCTGGACGCGTGGCTGCTGACCGAGTTGACGTAGGGGTAGCCCAGCGGTCGGGAGAAGGATGAAGCTGAGCTGTAGGCGCCGTCGGGCTGCGAATGGCCCGCCGAGTGTAAACAGTGCATGGAGTAGTGCCCGTGGGACATGGGAGAAGGAGACATTTGCTGGTTGGGCGGCCCAAACTCCATAAACACCGCCTTGCCCGACACGGGGCTGTTGAGACTTTCTGGCATGGTGGTCATGGTCATCTCTTCTCGCGGGGTCTGGGTGTGGGActttctctcctctgcttccCTTTTGGGGGTCTCTATGTTTCTCAGGACAGGAAGGAACCCAATTTAAGCGGAACAGGGGTTTTCACTTTCCATTCATAAGAAAATGGAGTTTGTCTCTTTGAAAAGTCTAAGCATGATGCTGCCGAGCTCCCCAAACTCGGTTCAAAGCTTTGACTCAGCCAAggtcataaatattcatgagctGGAGGAGCTGATTGGTCCGCTGTCTTGCATAATCACTGGGGATTGGTCCGAGGCGCTCGGGCTCCGCTGGACTAGAGCGGGCGAGGCGGCCGGGCCTCTGGAGAGACGCGTCCACGCTTCCCGGCCGGGGCTTCTCTGCAACAGAGCGCGCCGTGCGGGACGCACAATGGGATGCGGCGTCCGCGCCGGGACCTGGGCGGCCCGCGACTCTTCGGCCTCCCCCCTCCCTCGAGCGCTTTCCTCCCCAGAAACCACTAGCGGCTCGGGGCCGCCGCCCTCTCCCCGACTGTCCCCACCCTTCGCCCGCCCCCAACGCTGGGGACCCGGGACCGCTTCTCGTCTACGCCATCCAGTCCAGCCCTGAGCTAGGGAGGCTCAGGAGCCTAGCCGCGGCCTCCAGAGCTCGGAGTCGCGCACTGGGGGGCGCCCGAGGAGGCCAACAGACTGCGGTCCTCCCGAGAGTCTTGTGCCTAGCGCAGCGCCTCCTGGCCGCGCCTCTCTGGCCCGGGTCCGCTGTGCCACATCCCTGGGGTCTGGGTTTGAGGGCCCTCCGGGCGAACTCACTcggccgccgcgccgccgccgccgccgccgccgctgctccCTGGGGCCCGCTCGCATTTCTCCAGGCCCAACTGGCCACTCCAGCTCGAGGCTGCACGGGTCTGATTAAAGCAGTGCGCGCGGAGAGCCAGAAACCCGCGCTTCTCCTCCCAGGAAAGGCGGCcgcaccgccccctcccccaacacatcCTCTTTCCCTCCCAACCTTCCTccgcccccctcccctctccactccCTCTGCGCCGAGCGCCCCGGGCTCACTCGCCCCGAGGGCGCAGCGCGGCGTGGAGCCCAGGGGCCGGCGAGCTCGAATCTGCTTGAGTTGCGGACTCCAGGGGGTCATTCTTCGGCCTCCTGGGGTCTGGTGAGAGTACCTAGGGTTTCGAAGTCCCTGGGGGACCGAAATCCTCAGCAAAACCAGGCCTGTGGTGGGCTTGCATGTCTGCGTGTAGACTTATCTCCCATTGTCGCCCACGATCTTCCTCACCTTCAGTGGCCAAAGCGGGCGCCACTGGGCCTGGGGGCCAGAGCTGGTGGAGGCAAGAGCTGCCGAGGCGCCTTCTGATATCTGGGGTGCTAGGTACAGAAAAGCGCACAACCACCGCCCCCCACCACTACCACACAGCCACCCCCTCGCGGGGTGGCGCACACCACCCTGGCTGCTAGGGGATGTTGTTCCCCATCCCGCCAGCCCACGGTGAATCCCAAATTACTTTGTTAGGTAATTAGAAAGTGttgataattatttctttcataatttagcGGTGTGACGGGAACGGGGAAATGATCTTGTGAAAGTTCACACGTGCAGATGTATTAGTTACTGATTCATTTGATTAAATGGTAGTCTCAAGTGCTCAAATCCGCAGCTGAAGGCGCCCCATTAGCATAACACTGATGTTTAATTTTCATACGCATAATTAGCCATATATTTAACACTAATAGCAACATGCAGCCTTTCAGCGTTAAACAGCCCGGGATTTGATCTGGCCTGAGCTGAACCTTCGTTGCTGCACCTTCCCCTGTCTGGAGTGTGCAATGATCACAGGACAAACCTCTGTAATCAAGCACATTTTGGCAGAGGGAAcaccaataaaaatgaacattcaaAACAAATTACATCGGTGCTGTCGTTACAGATATTAGTAAGAGGgggtttctctcttttttaacttGTGTAGCAGCTGCTGGTGCCCGCAGAATTCCTCTCCTTTGGTTTAAGGGCATGATGCTGGGGGCAGAAATATTTCAGGAAGCGTGGttggagcaaaaagaaaaacaaaagccaaaaaaaacccacaaacccaTACTCCAAACCAATAACGGGTTTGCCAAcgtttaaaagatttttttttcttaatcaccGAACCCCACACGGTGAGGCTTTGTGGCAACAACCAGCTAATGACTCCGCCACCAGACAACACCCAGAGCCGCTCGGCTAGTCCCGATTTCCGAGTCGCACTTGTGGTTTTAATTGCTCCTTTCTAGTGCCTGTTTTGGGGTGTGGAGTGCCTTGCCGCGTGCCCAGCACAGCCGCTCGGATGCCGCACGGGCCCCGGGTCTCTTGCGCGCGCCTTGAGGGCCCTGCCCACGTAAGTGATCGCCGCGGTGGGCGCCGGGTCGGGTTTGGGACCTGGGAAAACGGAATTGGTGACTTCTCGGAGCTCAGGGCAAAGCGTGAGGAAACCCGACGGCCGGGCTGCCTAGGCACAGTTTATTCCGGAGAATTgcaaggtgggggaaggggagagaccGCGGCACGTTGTGGCAGTCTCCTGGTTGCTCCGTCCCTCCACATCTGAAGGGGGATCGAAGACCTTCGCGGCGCAGGGGACCTGGTTAGCTCCAGGGAACAAAAGTCTAGCATGCGCCCCCTCGGGAATACGGTTTCAGAGccttgtttaatttaaaattgaattgtgTGTGGGCGAGGAAGTGTCTACACGCTGAAATTATTTCTTAGCCCAGAGAAGCAGGTCTGAGGAGGGGCGCTGAGCCGCCTGGCCCTAGCAAACTTGTCAATGTGGGATCTCATCTGTCCTCAGTGAGCTTGGAGTAAAACCCTTCCACCCCAC
Coding sequences within:
- the DLX1 gene encoding homeobox protein DLX-1 isoform X1 — protein: MTMTTMPESLNSPVSGKAVFMEFGPPNQQMSPSPMSHGHYSMHCLHSAGHSQPDGAYSSASSFSRPLGYPYVNSVSSHASSPYISSVQSYPGSASLAQSRLEDPGADSEKSTVVEGGEVRFNGKGKKIRKPRTIYSSLQLQALNRRFQQTQYLALPERAELAASLGLTQTQVKIWFQNKRSKFKKLMKQGGAALEGSALANGRALSAGSPPVPPGWNPNSSSGKGSGGSTGSYIPSYTSWYPSAHQEAMQQPQLM
- the DLX1 gene encoding homeobox protein DLX-1 isoform X2 is translated as MTMTTMPESLNSPVSGKAVFMEFGPPNQQMSPSPMSHGHYSMHCLHSAGHSQPDGAYSSASSFSRPLGYPYVNSVSSHASSPYISSVQSYPGSASLAQSRLEDPGQDLVPKQALQVQEADEAGRGGSGG